A portion of the Brevundimonas pondensis genome contains these proteins:
- a CDS encoding aminotransferase class IV family protein encodes MADVLMQIDGRPAGAADLGCFVLSNYGAFTSMQVEDGGVRGLDLHLARLEAEAVELFGVAVPEALLRERMRQALDGRAGRFSLRVNLFSDAISLRAPDAAVQPRVLTTLSPPAAPLTTPLRLQTQVYAREVPHLKHAATFGLTRARRLAVQGGFDDALFVDGGGRISEGSIWNIGFVQGDTVVWPEAPMLAGTGQALLQRGIADLGLNSVTRPVHLSDLADFDAAFICNSATPACAVAAIDGHAFPPAEAVIARLIDAWRSNPRQKI; translated from the coding sequence ATGGCTGACGTTCTGATGCAGATCGACGGTCGGCCCGCCGGCGCCGCCGACCTGGGCTGTTTCGTCCTGTCCAACTATGGCGCCTTCACCTCCATGCAGGTGGAGGACGGCGGGGTGCGGGGCCTGGACCTGCATCTGGCCCGGCTGGAGGCCGAGGCCGTCGAACTGTTCGGCGTGGCGGTGCCCGAGGCCCTGCTGCGCGAACGGATGCGACAGGCGCTAGACGGACGGGCGGGCCGGTTCAGCCTGCGGGTCAATCTGTTCTCGGACGCCATCAGCCTGCGGGCGCCAGATGCGGCGGTTCAGCCGCGTGTTCTGACCACGCTGTCGCCGCCGGCTGCGCCGTTGACGACGCCGCTGCGGCTTCAGACCCAGGTCTATGCCCGCGAAGTCCCGCATCTGAAGCACGCCGCCACCTTCGGCCTGACCCGGGCGCGGCGCCTGGCGGTGCAGGGCGGTTTCGACGACGCCCTGTTCGTTGACGGCGGGGGGCGGATTTCGGAAGGCTCCATCTGGAACATCGGCTTCGTGCAGGGCGACACGGTGGTCTGGCCCGAGGCTCCCATGCTGGCGGGAACGGGGCAGGCCCTGTTGCAACGCGGGATAGCGGACCTCGGTCTGAATAGCGTCACCCGCCCAGTCCATCTGTCCGATCTGGCGGATTTCGACGCCGCCTTCATCTGCAACAGCGCCACGCCCGCCTGCGCGGTGGCGGCCATCGACGGCCATGCCTTTCCTCCCGCCGAGGCCGTGATCGCGCGGCTGATCGACGCTTGGCGATCAAACCCACGTCAGAAAATCTAG
- a CDS encoding peptidylprolyl isomerase encodes MRVSTALAAAAVLMAAGGAAWAQEAAPAVAAAPAVAASQWRNVSPENLLVIDTNKGRILVELAPEVAPGHVERIRLLAGRGFFDGLLWHRVIDQFMAQTGDPLGTGEGQSAWPDLKAEFTFRRDGQTPFTAVAAPAGAVLGFLHSLPVQTQPDAFMATTADHKVHAWGLYCPGVAGMARDDAPDSANSQFFLMRQPYPSLDKRYTIWGRVVSGLDVVRALKFSPNPDGIVAGPDSMTRVRVASDLTEAERPTVQVLDTASPQFRALAEAARQARGADFSVCDIDLPVQVAGAAPPA; translated from the coding sequence ATGCGCGTTTCAACAGCTTTGGCGGCAGCGGCCGTCCTGATGGCGGCGGGTGGGGCGGCCTGGGCGCAGGAGGCGGCGCCGGCCGTCGCGGCGGCGCCCGCCGTGGCCGCAAGCCAATGGCGTAATGTGTCGCCTGAAAACCTGTTGGTGATCGACACCAACAAGGGCCGCATCCTGGTGGAGCTGGCCCCTGAGGTCGCGCCGGGCCATGTCGAGCGCATCCGGTTGCTGGCCGGGCGCGGCTTCTTTGACGGCCTTCTGTGGCACCGGGTCATCGACCAGTTCATGGCCCAGACCGGCGACCCGCTGGGCACGGGCGAGGGCCAGAGCGCCTGGCCCGATCTGAAGGCCGAGTTCACCTTCCGCCGTGACGGGCAGACGCCGTTCACGGCTGTCGCCGCCCCCGCCGGGGCTGTTCTGGGTTTCCTGCATTCGCTGCCGGTCCAGACCCAGCCCGACGCCTTCATGGCCACGACGGCGGATCACAAGGTTCATGCCTGGGGCCTCTATTGCCCCGGCGTCGCCGGCATGGCGCGGGACGATGCGCCGGACAGCGCCAACAGCCAGTTCTTCCTGATGCGTCAGCCCTATCCGTCGCTGGACAAGCGCTACACCATCTGGGGTCGGGTGGTGTCGGGGCTGGACGTGGTGCGGGCGCTGAAGTTCAGTCCTAACCCCGACGGGATTGTCGCCGGTCCTGACAGCATGACGCGCGTTCGTGTGGCGTCAGACCTGACCGAGGCTGAGCGGCCCACGGTGCAGGTGCTGGATACGGCCTCGCCGCAGTTTCGCGCCCTGGCCGAGGCGGCGCGTCAGGCCAGGGGAGCCGACTTCTCGGTCTGCGACATCGACCTGCCTGTTCAGGTGGCTGGAGCAGCGCCCCCCGCCTGA
- the coaD gene encoding pantetheine-phosphate adenylyltransferase → MRIGLYPGTFDPVTNGHMDIIGRAIKLVDRLVVGVAQNDDKGPLFSTAERVEMLKTEVARFNADIEVRPFSSLLMHFAEEVDANVIVRGLRAVADFEYEFQMTAMNQRLNSDIETVFLMADPRHQAIASRLVKEIARLDGAIESFVSPAVAAQVRAKVQR, encoded by the coding sequence ATGCGCATCGGACTGTATCCGGGGACTTTTGACCCGGTCACGAACGGCCACATGGACATCATCGGGCGGGCCATCAAGCTGGTCGACCGCCTGGTCGTCGGGGTGGCCCAGAACGACGACAAGGGGCCGCTGTTCTCGACCGCTGAGCGCGTCGAGATGCTGAAAACCGAGGTCGCGCGCTTCAACGCCGACATCGAGGTGCGGCCCTTTTCCAGTCTTCTGATGCATTTCGCCGAGGAAGTGGACGCCAATGTCATCGTGCGCGGCCTGCGCGCGGTCGCGGACTTTGAATACGAGTTCCAGATGACGGCGATGAACCAGCGCCTCAACAGCGACATAGAGACCGTGTTCCTGATGGCCGATCCGCGCCATCAGGCCATCGCCTCGCGGCTGGTCAAGGAAATCGCCCGTCTGGACGGCGCGATCGAGAGCTTCGTCAGCCCGGCGGTCGCCGCCCAGGTGCGCGCCAAGGTGCAGCGCTAG
- the hspQ gene encoding heat shock protein HspQ: MTQVHTARFGLGQIVRHRDHAFHGLVMDVDATYAGPAAETGAVASDQPFYRILIADTDGGVIAYAAEDSLVATPEIEPLSPEAEREWFTIDAQGRHAPRSQRLQ, encoded by the coding sequence ATGACCCAGGTTCACACAGCCCGGTTCGGCCTCGGACAGATCGTCCGGCATCGCGACCACGCCTTCCACGGTCTGGTCATGGATGTGGACGCCACCTATGCAGGCCCGGCCGCAGAGACGGGCGCGGTCGCCAGCGACCAGCCCTTCTATCGTATCCTGATCGCCGACACGGACGGCGGCGTCATCGCCTACGCCGCCGAAGACTCCCTGGTGGCCACGCCGGAGATCGAGCCCCTGTCGCCCGAGGCCGAGCGGGAGTGGTTTACCATCGACGCCCAGGGCCGCCACGCGCCGCGCTCGCAAAGGCTGCAATAG
- a CDS encoding peptidylprolyl isomerase encodes MNLKMFLAAAAVSMIAGGAAAQSVGEWRTVSPDNLLVIDTSKGRVLVELEPRAAPNHIERIRTLTNRGFYDGLKFHRVIPDFMAQTGDPQGTGAGGSDLPDIKGEFSFRRGRDSGFAPVENSGPGLRGIMGSLPITTQPDAQMFVTADLKVGAGGLFCPGVAGMARAGSPDSANSQFFLMTGQNDALNGGYTTFGRVVQGLDVVKSLKTGSEAEDGKVADPDTMTRVQLASAMPEGQRPTVRVAAPGSAPFNAAVEAARAARGAQFGICDVQPVVEVTGG; translated from the coding sequence ATGAACCTAAAGATGTTTCTGGCCGCCGCCGCGGTCTCGATGATCGCGGGCGGCGCGGCTGCACAATCTGTTGGTGAGTGGCGCACCGTGTCGCCTGACAACCTGTTGGTGATCGACACCTCCAAGGGGCGGGTTCTGGTCGAATTGGAGCCGCGCGCCGCGCCGAACCACATCGAGCGCATCCGCACCCTGACCAACCGCGGCTTCTATGACGGGTTGAAGTTCCACCGCGTCATTCCGGATTTCATGGCCCAGACCGGCGATCCGCAAGGCACCGGCGCGGGCGGCAGCGATCTGCCGGACATCAAGGGCGAGTTCAGCTTCCGCCGGGGCCGCGACAGCGGGTTTGCGCCGGTCGAGAACAGTGGTCCGGGTTTGCGCGGCATCATGGGCAGCCTGCCGATCACGACCCAGCCGGACGCCCAGATGTTCGTCACCGCTGATCTCAAGGTTGGGGCCGGCGGCCTGTTCTGCCCTGGCGTGGCGGGCATGGCGCGGGCCGGTTCGCCTGACAGCGCCAACAGTCAGTTCTTCCTGATGACGGGTCAGAATGATGCGTTGAACGGCGGCTATACCACCTTTGGCCGAGTGGTTCAGGGACTGGACGTGGTCAAGTCTCTCAAGACAGGCAGCGAGGCCGAGGACGGCAAGGTCGCCGATCCTGACACCATGACAAGGGTGCAACTGGCCTCGGCCATGCCGGAAGGCCAGCGCCCGACCGTGCGCGTGGCCGCGCCCGGTTCGGCGCCGTTCAACGCCGCCGTCGAGGCCGCCCGCGCCGCGCGGGGCGCCCAGTTCGGCATCTGCGACGTTCAGCCGGTGGTCGAGGTCACCGGCGGCTGA
- a CDS encoding Ppx/GppA phosphatase family protein, with the protein MPETPGAPARRDARSQPTKSRDSGASGRDAPLYGALDLGTNNCRLLIARPSRDGFRVVDSFSRIVRLGEGLSLTGRLDDRAMDRAYDALALCAERVARKGLDASRLTAVATQACRAADNGQAFIDRVRRGTGLKLRIIDPAEEASLSVAGCLNLFDPRAEAVLVIDVGGGSTELSWMMRGARGFESKGWMSAPLGVVTLAERHPEPVGNTEAWYEAMVADVGAHLAIGGPSDEQVRTLFESGRVHMVGTSGAITSLAGIHLGLRRYQRDLVDGLWMTRGDCEAAALRLKRLGPAGRAAESCIGPDRADLVLAGAAILEAVQRAWPCERVRVADRGLREGLLLQRMREDRQKPRRRRRRGRSAQAGNQAGGAAPAT; encoded by the coding sequence ATGCCGGAGACCCCTGGCGCGCCTGCACGGCGCGACGCGCGGTCCCAGCCCACGAAGTCCCGCGATTCAGGGGCTTCCGGTCGCGATGCGCCCCTCTATGGCGCACTCGACCTGGGGACCAATAATTGCCGCCTGCTGATCGCGCGTCCGTCGCGCGACGGGTTCCGGGTGGTGGACAGCTTCAGCCGCATCGTGCGGCTGGGCGAAGGCCTGTCGCTTACCGGACGGCTGGACGATCGCGCCATGGACCGGGCCTATGACGCCCTGGCCCTGTGCGCCGAGCGCGTGGCCCGCAAGGGTCTGGACGCCAGCCGCCTGACCGCCGTCGCCACCCAGGCCTGCCGCGCCGCCGACAACGGCCAGGCCTTCATCGACCGGGTGCGTCGCGGCACCGGACTGAAACTCAGGATCATCGACCCGGCGGAGGAAGCCAGCCTCTCGGTCGCCGGCTGCCTCAACCTGTTCGACCCCAGAGCCGAGGCGGTGCTGGTCATCGACGTCGGCGGCGGCTCGACCGAGCTTTCGTGGATGATGCGCGGCGCGCGGGGCTTTGAAAGCAAGGGCTGGATGTCCGCGCCTCTGGGCGTTGTCACCCTGGCTGAACGCCACCCCGAACCCGTCGGAAACACCGAGGCCTGGTACGAAGCCATGGTCGCCGACGTGGGCGCTCACCTGGCCATCGGCGGTCCCAGCGACGAGCAGGTTCGCACCCTGTTCGAGAGCGGACGGGTGCACATGGTCGGCACCTCGGGCGCCATCACCAGTCTGGCCGGCATCCACCTGGGCCTGCGCCGTTATCAGCGTGATCTGGTCGACGGGCTGTGGATGACGCGTGGCGACTGCGAGGCGGCCGCCCTGCGGCTCAAGCGCTTGGGGCCGGCGGGCCGGGCGGCGGAAAGCTGCATCGGCCCCGACCGCGCCGATCTGGTGCTAGCGGGCGCGGCCATCCTTGAGGCCGTGCAGCGCGCCTGGCCGTGCGAACGCGTGCGCGTCGCCGACCGTGGCCTGCGCGAGGGCCTGCTGCTGCAAAGGATGCGCGAGGACCGGCAGAAGCCCCGCCGACGCCGTCGTCGGGGCCGCTCAGCCCAGGCTGGCAATCAGGCGGGGGGCGCTGCTCCAGCCACCTGA